The proteins below are encoded in one region of Brevundimonas fontaquae:
- a CDS encoding c-type cytochrome, translated as MDDDAPPPAPQDRPAKGRFARDVIYAVGGGFALFAIAAYAFDAGWLRDRKAGEADGDDKVNAALFQPPPDSAIPDGPEGDAIRRGQAIFMNTSANASDFVGNNLSCSNCHLDGGRRPNSAPMWAAWTVYPKYRSKNKQINTMEDRVKGCFTYSMNAQHSPTGGPPPPGDDVYKDLQIYMHWLASGAPTGVDLEGAGYPELEKTAAGYDPARGRQVYAANCATCHGADGQGQYDLNGRPVFPALWGPRSYNWGAGMARVNTAAGFIKANMPLGQSDRLTDQQAWDVAAFINSQERPKDPRQTGTVQETAQKNHGGEETFYGRTYQGRLIGVGTPEPTTRARP; from the coding sequence ATGGATGACGACGCTCCGCCTCCCGCTCCGCAGGACCGGCCCGCCAAGGGCCGGTTCGCCCGCGATGTGATCTACGCCGTCGGCGGCGGCTTCGCCCTGTTTGCGATCGCCGCCTACGCCTTTGACGCGGGTTGGTTGCGGGATCGCAAGGCCGGCGAAGCCGACGGCGACGACAAGGTCAATGCGGCCCTGTTCCAGCCGCCGCCGGACAGCGCCATTCCCGACGGACCGGAAGGTGATGCGATCCGACGCGGCCAGGCGATCTTCATGAACACGTCAGCCAATGCCTCGGATTTCGTGGGCAACAACCTGTCGTGCTCGAACTGCCATCTCGACGGCGGCCGACGGCCCAACTCGGCGCCCATGTGGGCGGCCTGGACCGTCTATCCCAAATATCGGTCCAAGAATAAGCAGATCAACACCATGGAAGACCGGGTGAAGGGCTGTTTCACCTATTCCATGAACGCCCAGCATTCGCCGACCGGAGGACCGCCGCCGCCCGGGGACGACGTCTACAAAGACCTGCAGATCTATATGCATTGGCTCGCCAGCGGGGCCCCGACGGGCGTGGACCTGGAGGGCGCCGGCTATCCGGAGCTTGAAAAAACCGCAGCGGGATACGACCCGGCGCGAGGGAGACAGGTTTACGCCGCCAACTGCGCGACCTGCCACGGGGCGGACGGCCAGGGGCAATACGACCTCAATGGGCGCCCGGTCTTCCCGGCGCTCTGGGGACCCCGGTCCTATAACTGGGGGGCCGGCATGGCGCGGGTGAACACCGCCGCCGGCTTCATCAAGGCCAATATGCCGCTTGGCCAGAGCGATCGTCTCACCGACCAGCAGGCCTGGGATGTCGCCGCCTTCATCAACAGCCAAGAGCGGCCCAAGGACCCTCGCCAGACCGGCACGGTGCAGGAGACGGCGCAAAAAAACCACGGCGGCGAGGAAACGTTTTACGGGCGGACCTATCAGGGCCGTCTGATCGGGGTGGGCACGCCTGAACCGACCACCCGCGCTCGGCCTTGA